In Montipora capricornis isolate CH-2021 chromosome 4, ASM3666992v2, whole genome shotgun sequence, a single genomic region encodes these proteins:
- the LOC138045921 gene encoding uncharacterized protein gives MLTFFLMFQEPDEDPFDVSMHFFNEVYLNPLRQQNAMKQSPLLYPGAKISVVEALVHMFDWFTSHPSLSKQAFSENLHYLHNYILPQGNLLPSSYQEAYQVIKPFLIPEITYHVCPNDCIIFRKEYKNAAKCPKCLENRFKSNSHLPKRTFIYLPLCPRLVRSYGTASIAEALQSHQENMSDENRNTLLRDIHDSPLWKKAYSQDGTCQGDPRGLSLSLCLDGLNPWSKNKTNYSMWPIVLGQLNLPRSIRNLFSNLLLVGIIPAQEDGKEPYHLDPYLEILVDELLCLTDMKMYDAYRKESFPIKVGILLHVLDYQGIGKVFHMTGTGSYRGCSWCQVKGMYCSHLKKIIYLGNRRYLAPENEMRKDIVNFPEKTRENRAEPPARKFNEDLNYHKAYANAKNQSQAKSIASATGCRGEYIFATKLPNFDRVTDVVPDAMHTLAVCMKHILYLITGKEPEDSVSVRNAEKSFNRFPECWIEKEANEDTDLVSDKNVAERSRTILRGKKALGKGKKGRVKSSSTPRKLPSAPFTLKPGDVKIADQRARQVIVPSDCSFKSGPVFSKLSRLNSHDLKEVC, from the coding sequence ATGTTGACATTCTTTCTAATGTTTCAGGAACCTGACGAAGACCCTTTTGATGTTTCTATGCACTTCTTCAACGAAGTCTATTTGAATCCATTGAGGCAACAAAATGCTATGAAGCAGAGTCCCCTCCTTTATCCTGGTGCTAAAATAAGTGTGGTAGAGGCCCTTGTGCACATGTTTGATTGGTTCACATCTCATCCATCTTTAAGTAAACAAGCATTCTCTGAGAACTTGCATTACTTGCACAACTATATACTGCCACAAGGGAACTTGCTTCCTTCGTCATACCAGGAAGCATACCAGGTCATCAAGCCATTCTTGATTCCAGAAATCACTTACCATGTGTGTCCAAATGATTGCATCATATTCAGGAAAGAATATAAGAATGCTGCAAAATGCCCCAAATGTCTTGAGAATAGATTCAAAAGCAACAGTCATTTACCCAAGAGAACATTTATCTATCTACCATTGTGTCCaaggttagtaagaagttatggAACAGCAAGCATAGCTGAAGCTCTTCAAAGTCATCAGGAGAACATGTCCGACGAAAACAGGAACACTTTACTTCGAGATATCCATGATTCACCCTTGTGGAAAAAAGCCTACAGCCAAGACGGTACATGTCAAGGAGATCCTCGAGGGTTATCCCTCAGCCTTTGTCTGGATGGCTTAAATCCTtggagcaaaaacaaaactaactactCCATGTGGCCAATAGTCCTTGGGCAACTAAACCTTCCTCGAAGCATCAGGAATCTTTTTTCCAATTTACTTCTTGTGGGCATCATCCCAGCTCAAGAGGATGGCAAGGAGCCTTACCACCTTGACCCATACCTTGAAATCCTTGTGGATGAGTTATTGTGTCTTACAGACATGAAAATGTATGATGCTTATAGGAAAGAATCATTCCCAATAAAAGTTGGTATCCTTCTTCATGTTCTTGACTACCAAGGAATTGGCAAGGTGTTTCACATGACAGGAACTGGCTCATATCGTGGTTGTTCGTGGTGTCAAGTGAAGGGAATGTATTGTTCTCATCTGAAGAAGATAATCTATCTTGGAAACCGGAGGTATCTAGCACCAGAGAATGAAATGAGGAAAGATATAGTCAACTTTCCAGAAAAGACAAGAGAAAATAGAGCAGAGCCACCAGCTAGAAAATTTAATGAAGACCTTAActatcacaaagcatatgctaATGCAAAAAACCAGTCGCAGGCAAAGAGCATCGCATCTGCAACTGGTTGCCGTGGTGAATACATTTTTGCGACAAAGTTGCCAAATTTTGACCGCGTAACAGATGTTGTGCCAGATGCCATGCACACTCTTGCTGTTTGCATGAAGCATATTTTGTATTTAATCACTGGAAAGGAACCTGAAGACTCTGTGTCTGTGAGAAATGCAGAAAAGTCATTCAACCGGTTCCCAGAATGCTGGATTGAAAAGGAAGCTAATGAAGACACAGATCTTGTATCAGACAAGAATGTTGCAGAACGATCCAGAACAATTTTGCGTGGAAAGAAGGCtcttggaaaaggaaagaaaggaagggTGAAGTCCTCATCTACACCACGCAAGCTTCCCTCTGCACCATTTACACTAAAACCTGGAGATGTTAAAATCGCTGATCAACGTGCACGGCAAGTGATTGTGCCAAGTGACTGCAGTTTCAAGTCTGGACCAGTATTCAGTAAATTATCAAGACTGAATTCACATGACCTTAAGgaggtttgttga
- the LOC138044609 gene encoding uncharacterized protein, whose amino-acid sequence MGEIIKLRIALQQEYHGSANNCEKEHRVPNLTDVNLFESSSTASSEDSSLDMHDNDSEMNAGFIGDQTFTAEDLLVKRVSADKNRKSSPAQLFFRNMLRDCARGARIWDKAPRIEEIPDSKWQVFFTLVKGACPQLASFKYRSELRKRLGQSLQNKRKYKRDSNNGKRTSKSRKSQSYVNSSLDSNQSAHDSSLSSSFAMGSSASSDCSEFLSRTGPKTSVPTSPQLCSPIMSSSPVPTTSSTHGTPPVQFTIGHEVSIYKTTKKDVKLGRGIYMGGLDEDPSGMYSKVQLLSTNKSLLEGEIPLPSENEDGALTLNEVKTNSMFYWKTSKLGQPSHPSKQFRKATKTSLQSGTTMKDQIQQALKKSTKEANKNPDQQECNVLKNHKGDVIRLLDKVAVAYDDNYYVGEIVKASGSTVQVKFLTRSKNGYYLWPKKKDVDNVDVKFIFHTKIVFVGQGKDGGGYIDDESKINDEFERYKNDFM is encoded by the exons ATGGGCGAAATCATAAAACTCCGAATTGCTCTACAACAGGAATACCATGGAAGTGCCAATAATTGTGAAAAAGAACATCGAGTGCCTAACCTTACAGACGTCAACTTGTTTGAAAGTTCATCAACTGCATCAAGTGAAGACTCTAGTCTTGATATGCATGACAATGACAGTGAAATG AATGCTGGGTTTATTGGTGACCAGACATTCACAGCTGAAGATCTTCTTGTTAAAAGGGTTTCAGCtgacaaaaacagaaaatcatCACCAGCACAACTTTTCTTCAGG AACATGCTCAGGGATTGTGCACGTGGTGCCAGAATCTGGGACAAAGCACCCAGAATTGAAGAAATTCCAGACTCAAAATGGCAAGTTTTTTTCACTCTG GTCAAAGGAGCATGTCCACAGCTGGCTTCTTTCAAGTACCGAAGTGAGTTACGAAAGAGGCTGGGACAGTCCTTGCAGAACAAGCGGAAATATAAAAGGGACAGCAATAACGGAAAACGAACATCAAAATCAag AAAATCCCAGTCTTACGTTAATTCAAGCCTCGACAGCAATCAGTCTGCACATGACAGTTCATTATCTTCATCCTTTGCTATGGGAAGCAGTGCTAGCAGTGATTGTTCAGAATTTCTTTCGAG GACAGGGCCAAAAACTTCTGTGCCAACTTCACCACAATTATGCAGTCCTATTATGTCGTCTTCACCTGTACCAACAACTTCCTCAACACATGGCACGCCTCCTGTACAATTCACTATTGG ACATGAAGTCTCAATTTACAAGACAACAAAGAAGGATGTCAAGTTGGGGCGAGGCATATACATGGGTGGGTTGGATGAAGATCCTAGTG GCATGTATTCAAAAGTGCAGCTTTTGTCGACGAATAAAAGCTTACTTGAGGGTGAAATACCTCTTCCATCAGAGAATGAGGATGGTGCATTGACACTCAACGAAGTAAAG ACTAACTCCATGTTTTATTGGAAAACATCAAAACTGGGACAGCCAAGTCACCCCAGCAAACAATTCAGGAAAGCAACTAAAACATCACTGCAGTCAGGAACAACTATG AAAGATCAAATCCAACAAGCGCTGAAAAAGTCAACAAAGGAAGCAAATAAAAATCCAGACCAGCAGGAGTGCAATGTTTTGAAA aaTCACAAAGGTGATGTTATAAGATTGCTAGACAAAGTGGCTGTTGCCTATGATGACAATTACTATGTGGGTGAAATTGTTAAAGCAAGTGGTTCCACGGTGCAAGTCAAGTTTCTCACCCGCTCCAAAAATGGCTACTACCTGTGGCCAAAAAAGAAGGATGTTGACAACGTGGAtgtcaaatttattttccacaCCAAAATTGTGTTTGTAGGGCAAGGGAAAGATGGTGGGGGGTACATTGATGACGAAAGTAAGATCAATGATGAATTTGAACGGTACAAAAATGATTTTatgtaa
- the LOC138046538 gene encoding uncharacterized protein gives MHNLFLGTSKKMFQLWNDLKLFSKGQLKEIEERIKSIEVPSDIGRLPMRISSNSGSYTAEQWKNWTLIYSIYCLKGILPDEHFKCWQTFVLACKYLCQSVISRTDLDIADGLILKFCKSVEALYGKHVITPNMHLHNHLKEIIIDHGPVTSFWCFSFERFNGILGSTITNKRSVELQLMRKLLISRQLKDMKLPERYKDEFLGLCSPSGMSDCDITEEVYSDNWCVTHEFQNIATKAPLHGVNWRNDSRVTQPSSYKLVHLDVDDATLLKQVYNL, from the coding sequence ATGCACAACCTCTTCCTAGGTACGTCAAAGAAAATGTTCCAGCTGTGGAatgatttgaaattattttccaaGGGTCAACTcaaagaaattgaagagagGATAAAATCCATAGAGGTTCCCAGTGATATCGGTCGATTGCCTATGCGAATATCCAGCAATTCCGGTTCGTACACGGCAGAACAATGGAAAAATTGGACACTCATTTATTCAATTTACTGCCTTAAAGGTATTTTACCTGACGAGCATTTCAAATGCTGGCAAACATTTGTGCTAGCATGCAAATACTTGTGCCAATCTGTGATTTCTAGAACTGACTTGGACATAGCTGACGGGCTAATACTCAAGTTCTGCAAGTCAGTAGAGGCTCTGTACGGAAAACATGTGATCACACCCAATATGCACTTACATAATCATCTCAAAGAGATCATAATCGACCACGGACCTGTAACTAGCTTTTGGTGCTTCAGTTTCGAACGCTTTAATGGAATACTGGGGAGCACTATAACCAACAAGAGATCAGTTGAGTTGCAACTCATGAGAAAACTCTTGATATCAAGGCAATTAAAAGATATGAAGTTACCAGAGCGGtacaaagatgaatttttggGTTTATGTTCACCTTCGGGAATGTCGGACTGTGATATTACAGAAGAAGTTTACTCTGACAATTGGTGTGTCACTCACGAGTTTCAAAACATTGCAACAAAGGCACCTCTTCATGGTGTAAACTGGAGAAACGATTCCAGGGTTACCCAACCTTCCAGTTATAAACTTGTTCATTTGGACGTGGATGACGCGACATTGTTGAAACAAGTTTATAACTTATAA